A genomic segment from Glycine soja cultivar W05 chromosome 18, ASM419377v2, whole genome shotgun sequence encodes:
- the LOC114395153 gene encoding uncharacterized protein LOC114395153, with the protein MEGRKKMGSSSSFTSELFGSNQFQKSSASGIFESMFPPPPKVLGRGSLCSEVSGKSSSEGWNYKFDYISMGNHGETQNTAQKDMSSIYQEQRLQPCQLSSSIHYGGQDIYSCPKSTQDSGYNSLLYKKDGVEDDLGSNLWQGGPYY; encoded by the exons atggaaggaaggaaaaaaatgggttcttcttcttctttcacttCTGAGCTCTTTGGGTCTAACCAGTTCCAGAAATCTTCTGCTTCTGGGATTTTTGAATCTATGTTTCCTCCACCGCCTAAG GTGTTAGGGAGAGGTTCTCTGTGCTCCGAAGTGAGTGGAAAAAGTTCCAGTGAGGGGTGGAACTACAAATTTG ATTACATCAGCATGGGAAATCATGGTGAAACTCAGAACACAGCACAAAAGGATATGAGTTCTATATATCAGGAACAAAGACTTCAACCATGTCAACTTAGCTCATCAATCCATTATGGTGGCCAGGACATATATTCTTGTCCTAAGAGTACACAAGATTCAGGATACAACTCTTTG ctgTACAAGAAAGATGGGGTTGAAGATGATTTAGGAAGTAACCTGTGGCAAG GGGGTCCCTATTATTAA
- the LOC114395021 gene encoding putative lipid-transfer protein DIR1: MEGCTYCVKLLCLVGFVVLVSTIAGVESAGECGKSTTPDNEAYKLAPCASAAQDENASVSQSCCAQVKKIGQNPSCLCAVLLSNTAKMAGVNPQVAVTIPKRCNLANRPVGYKCGPYTLP; encoded by the exons ATGGAGGGTTGTACTTATTGTGTGAAGTTGCTATGCCTTGTTGGGTTTGTGGTGCTTGTGAGTACTATTGCAGGGGTGGAGAGTGCTGGTGAATGTGGGAAATCTACCACCCCAGATAATGAGGCTTATAAGCTTGCACCATGTGCCTCAGCAGCACAAGATGAGAATGCTAGTGTTTCTCAGAGTTGCTGTGCTCAGGTGAAGAAAATTGGGCAGAACCCAAGCTGCCTCTGTGCAGTTCTGCTCTCCAACACAGCCAAAATGGCTGGTGTCAACCCTCAAGTTGCTGTCACCATCCCCAAGCGTTGCAACCTGGCTAATCGCCCTGTTGGTTACAAGTGTGGAC CTTACACTCTGCCTTGA